In Candidatus Nomurabacteria bacterium, the DNA window AAAAATACTACTTCAAAAATACACTCAGGAAGCAAAAACAAACTAAACAACGCAAAGGCAGCTATCAAGGCGCTTGAACCAATCTCTACAAGATACAAAGCTCCAGAAAAGAAAGAGGCTCCAAAAGATGCTCCTCAAAAAGAAGAAAAGAAATAAAACCTTAATCACCTAAAAATACGCTTATGCAAATACACGAAATAAAAAGAAATAGCAAAAACAGAAAGTCAAAACAAGTTGGTAGAGGTGGAACACGTGGTAAAACTTCTGGTAGAGGTATGAAAGGTCAAAAGGCTAGAAGTGGTAGAAAACTAAGACCACAACTAAGAGATACTCTAAAGAAAATACCAAAGAGAAGAGGACGAGGAATAAACCTAAACACTAGCGTTACAGAAAAGAGAATACCTATTTCTCTTACTGTTCTAGAGAATAACTTCGACAAAGGAGAAGTTGTAACACCTAAGACTCTATTTGAAAAGGGTGTAATCGAAAAGAAAGGTGCTAAAATACCAAAGGTAAAAATCCTAGCCAACGGTGAGATCAAAAAAGCTCTTACTGTAGAAGGTTGCGAAATCTCTGCGACTGCGAAAGAAATGATAGAAAAAAGCGGAGGTAAAGTATCATAAAAATGAACAATTTTTTCAAAAAAGCAGGAAAAGTTTTTAAAGATAAAAAGCTAAGAGGCAAAATACTTTTTGTTGTGTTTGCCTTTTTCCTTTTTAGACTACTTACATCTATACCTGTTCCAGGAGTTGATACATTTAGATTGCAATCCTTCCTAGAAGGAAATCAACTATTTGGAATACTAAACATCTTTTCTGGAGGTGGTTTGGCTAACCTTTCTATAGGTATGCTTGGAGTTGGTCCTTACATAACAGGTTCTATTATCATGCAGCTTTTGACAATCATGATCCCTAGACTAAAAGAGCTCTATCATGAGGAAGGAGAAACAGGAAGAAGAAGATTCGCTCAACTTTCAAGAATTATAACAGTACCTCTTGCTGTAGTTCAGGGTACATCACTTCTTTTCATCCTAGAAAGACAAGGGATACTAGAATATCTGACTCTATTCGACAAGATTCAAAACATAATACTTATAACTGCGACATCTATCCTTATAATGTGGATCGGTGAGCTTATTTCTGAATACGGTATAGGTAACGGTGTGTCACTTCTTATTTTTGCAGGTATCGTTGCATCATTTCCAACTCAACTTGGACAACTTGTATTTGCTTATGATCCATCACAGATAACAACTTACATAGGTTTCGGTCTACTTTCTCTACTTGTTATAGGTGGAATAGTTGCTATTTCAGAAGCAGAAAGATCTGTTCCTGTAACTTACGCTAGACAATCTAGATCTATGGGTAAAACAAGTGGTGGTGTGAATTCATATATACCTATAAGAATAAACCAAGCGGGTGTTATGCCTATCATCTTTGCGCTTTCTATCCTGACATTTCCCCAAATCATAGGTAACTTCCTAGTAAACTCTGACAATCAGACTCTTGCATCTTTGGCTCAAAAAATGATGGCATTTAACCAAGCTTCTGTTTGGTATGCGGTTATCTACTTTGTATTGGTTGCACTATTTACTTACTTCTATACAGCTATTACGTTTGATCCAGAATCTATGTCAAAGAACCTTCAGAGAAGCGGAGCATTTATACCGGGAATTAGACCAGGAGAAGCTACAGAAGAATATGTTTCTAGTATTGTTACTAGAGTCACTCTAGTCGGAGCATTATTCCTTGGAACTATCGCGGTCTTGCCTATAATAGTTCAGCAAGTTACGGGTATTACAGCCATAGCACTCGGAGGTACTGCCATATTGATCGTTGTGAACGTGGTAACCGATTTCCTAAAGAAACTAGACGCACAAGTGACAATGAGAGAGTACTAAAAGTACTCTCTTTTGTTTATTTCTCACCAGTTGATATACTTTTTATATGAATGGCAAATATACAATAATATTTATCGGACCTTCTGGATGTGGTAAGGGTACACAGGTAGGACTCTTGCAAAAATATATGGAAGAAAATGATCAAGAGAAAAGATCTGTTTTCTACCTAGAGTCAGGTAAACATTTTAGAGATTTTATTTCTCAAAGTGGTTATACGGCTAAACTTTCTAAAAAAGTTATGAATACTGGCGAGCTTCAACCATCTTTTCTGGCTGTACACGTGTGGTCGCATCTTATGATTGAACAAATGGATGACAACAAGCATCTTATAATCGATGGAACACCTAGACTTCTAGATGAGGCCAAAGTTTTGGATGGAGCTTTTTCTTTCTATGGGATAGAAAAAGTTTTTGTTATACACTTCAACGTTTCTGATGATTGGTCTAGAGAGAGACTTAGTGAGAGAGGAAGATTCGACGACAAAGATAAAGAAGAAGTTGAAAAAAGACTAACTTGGTACAAGAAAGAAGTTCTACCTATAGTAGATTACTTCAGAGATGCAAAAAGATACGAAGTTCTAGATATAAATGGTGAGCAAACAATAGAGGAAGTTCATCAAGATATCATAAAACAAATTTTTTAAATGACTATAAGTATAAAAACAAAAGAAGAAATAGAATTACTTAGAGAAGGCGGAAAAAGACTTGGTACGATTTTGAAAAAAGTCGGAGAGTCAGTGAGACCCGGGATTAGAACTTCTGAACTGGAGGCTATTGCTATTTCTGAGATAGAAAAACTTGGAGACAAGCCAGCATTCAAAGGCTACACTCCGGAGGGGGCGAGTTACCCATACCCTACGGCTCTTTGTGTTTCTATAAACGAAGAGATAGTTCACGGTATACCAAGCGAAGACAGAATCTTGGAAGAGGGTGACATCGTTACTATAGATCTCGGATTGAATCACTCTGGCATGTTTACAGATCACGCCGTTACACTTCCTGTCGGAAAAGTTTCTTCAGAAAAAATAGATCTTCTCAGAAAAACAAAAGAATGTTTAGATTCTGCAATTATGGAAGTAAAACCCGGCGCTCACATAGGAGACATAGGTGCTGCGGTAGAGGAGTGTATCAAGGGAACTTCTTACAAGATAGTAAAAGATCTTGCTGGACACGGTGTTGGATATTCTGTGCACGAAGACCCTTATGTGCCAAACGAAGGCAAGCGTGGAACTGGCCCAGAACTTACACCGGGGATGGTTATTGCAATAGAACCCATGCTTTCTTTGGGTTCACCACAAATATCACTACTAGAAGATGACTATACTCTTTCTACACAAGACGGATCCTTGTCGGCACATTTTGAACATACGGTTGTAGTGACAGACGATGGAGTAGAAGTACTAACGGAAGTCTAAAATTTAATTACTAAAACTTTACAAATTTATAAAGTTTAAAACCAAAAGATAACACAAAACTACGATCGTAGTTTTGTGTTACCTTTTGAATAAATTTGACTGGGGAAAAGATTTTATATAACAAAATATTGTTGTTATAATTTTATTAATGAAAAAAGTATTATTTTTACTTTGCTTGATATTATGCCTTTTGTTTTTTCAAAAAGCAGAAGCTGCTACTTTTATCGATTCCGACATAACAGAAGATCAACACTGGACACTAGAGGGAAGCCCATATGTTATAGATGGAGCAATTACTACTGATTTTGGGACAATCGTAACCATAGATCCAGATGTTACTGTAAAGTTTACAGAAAACTCACTTTTAGTCTTTTACGGAGACATAATAGCTAACGGTGTAGATGGTTTTGAGATAGTTTTTACAGCTT includes these proteins:
- a CDS encoding uL15 family ribosomal protein translates to MQIHEIKRNSKNRKSKQVGRGGTRGKTSGRGMKGQKARSGRKLRPQLRDTLKKIPKRRGRGINLNTSVTEKRIPISLTVLENNFDKGEVVTPKTLFEKGVIEKKGAKIPKVKILANGEIKKALTVEGCEISATAKEMIEKSGGKVS
- the secY gene encoding preprotein translocase subunit SecY, which codes for MNNFFKKAGKVFKDKKLRGKILFVVFAFFLFRLLTSIPVPGVDTFRLQSFLEGNQLFGILNIFSGGGLANLSIGMLGVGPYITGSIIMQLLTIMIPRLKELYHEEGETGRRRFAQLSRIITVPLAVVQGTSLLFILERQGILEYLTLFDKIQNIILITATSILIMWIGELISEYGIGNGVSLLIFAGIVASFPTQLGQLVFAYDPSQITTYIGFGLLSLLVIGGIVAISEAERSVPVTYARQSRSMGKTSGGVNSYIPIRINQAGVMPIIFALSILTFPQIIGNFLVNSDNQTLASLAQKMMAFNQASVWYAVIYFVLVALFTYFYTAITFDPESMSKNLQRSGAFIPGIRPGEATEEYVSSIVTRVTLVGALFLGTIAVLPIIVQQVTGITAIALGGTAILIVVNVVTDFLKKLDAQVTMREY
- a CDS encoding nucleoside monophosphate kinase; translation: MNGKYTIIFIGPSGCGKGTQVGLLQKYMEENDQEKRSVFYLESGKHFRDFISQSGYTAKLSKKVMNTGELQPSFLAVHVWSHLMIEQMDDNKHLIIDGTPRLLDEAKVLDGAFSFYGIEKVFVIHFNVSDDWSRERLSERGRFDDKDKEEVEKRLTWYKKEVLPIVDYFRDAKRYEVLDINGEQTIEEVHQDIIKQIF
- the map gene encoding type I methionyl aminopeptidase, which encodes MTISIKTKEEIELLREGGKRLGTILKKVGESVRPGIRTSELEAIAISEIEKLGDKPAFKGYTPEGASYPYPTALCVSINEEIVHGIPSEDRILEEGDIVTIDLGLNHSGMFTDHAVTLPVGKVSSEKIDLLRKTKECLDSAIMEVKPGAHIGDIGAAVEECIKGTSYKIVKDLAGHGVGYSVHEDPYVPNEGKRGTGPELTPGMVIAIEPMLSLGSPQISLLEDDYTLSTQDGSLSAHFEHTVVVTDDGVEVLTEV